The Bacteroidota bacterium DNA window TCATTTGACAAAGGGCTGGTACAATGAAATGGTCAGATCTACACCGTTGAATGAAAACATTTTGGCAATAGGCACAAGGGTCTCCCCGGATTCCTGTCACGGAAGATTTGCGGCGTGGAATATTGTTCAAAGTTACTACGCCATTTACGAATACGTGAACGCGCTCGTATTCACTAACTCAGACAACTTGCGCACTGAAGAGCACCGCAAGAGCACAAACTATTTTCATAAGAACCTGCTTAGCAAATTTGAAACCGATCTTGTTTGTTATCCCTTCAATCTCTCGCACGCTCCCGCGAAAGTGCTTAACGCCAAGCGTGGTGAGAAGGCGTTCTGGAAGTTTAATTACGCTCGCTCTCCACGGTATGACTTATCGATTTATCAACTTGAGGACCTATACCTTTCACTAACGACCGAAGAAGATTTTCTCCTCAACGTGCTTTACAAGTTTAGAGTATGGGCGAATTATTTGGGCATTCCGCGCGTCATTCAGCTGCAAGACGGCTATTACTTAGCTCACTTATACAAGAACCTTGGAACCCTATGCTTTTTCTACGGGGCCTTCACAGAGTTGATGGCGCTTGCTTTTTTGGGTGAGAAGCAAGTCCTTGCACTTCTGAGCGATTTCGTCAACGACTTCCTCAAACAAAACGAGAACTATCGCCAGAACTGGTATTATGTCCCAATTCTGATGCGTTTTAGGTTCTACCACAAGCATGGATTGATTTCAAAAAAGCCTTCTTATCTGATTCCACCTGATCCAATCCTGATCAAAGGGTGAAGACCGTCCAATTCTGCGTTAAATAGGACTTATTTGTGACCACGCAATTTCTTTTGTGTTTCAAAAGCCTCTTTGGCAGCCCGCTGCACCTGCTTGGTGATCATGTCCTCAAGCTTGGTAATTGGGAAATAGCGTTCCGGAGGATTCAGTCGCTTTACTTCAATCTCTTCCCTCTCCTGCTCAAGAACTAAGACGTTTAAAACGACCGTGATGGTTCCTTTAGCTTTTGCGAGTGCGCCAACAATATCCAACTTCTCCTTCACGAGTAACTCCTTGACCCTTTGACGCACATATTTCCCGTCAAGAATCTTAGGATAGGGTACTTTTAAGGTCACTGTAACACCTTTGTAAACTTCGACATCGTCCCGCTTCACAATAAAACTGAACGATGGCACTGGTGTGCGAACGTCGTATACCTGCTCTGTGTAAGTTTTCATAGGCTAAGGGATACGTTCGGTTTTTCAAAGTGGTTCTCCTCGGTGATCATAAATTGTGCCCTTCAAGTTAGGATGCGTCTTCCCGCCTTTGTGATTCGGGTGTTTGGGTTTTGCCTCGCGCGCGCGTAGCTCGGTGTGGGCTTGGGCGTCATCACTTTCGGCGCGCCGCCGGGAAGCAGCGCTTCCCGGCACACGGGCGGCGGCATTCTCTGAACCTGAATGTGGTTTTGTCAGACGCAATATGGAATACGTCACCGCTCGCGTGAAGCCCCGCATGACAACTGCGGGTCCGCGAACGGGTGCATATCAATTGAAAACAGACTATGGCAGACACACATCCCACATTTGGCAACGGCAAAATTTGCTACCTTGAAATTCCTGCTTCCGATATTCAGCTATCGGCTCAGTTTTACCGAGCGGCGTTTGGCTGGGAGATTCGAAGCGACAATGCCGACAATGCCGCATTCGATGACTCCGTTGGCGAGGTAAGCGGAATGTGGGTGCTCGGCAAGAAGCCCTCAACAGAACAGGGAATTCTCATCTCCATCATGGTCGATAGTATTCCAGATACGCTCGCGCTCATTACCGCAAATGGAGGACGCGTCGTCAATGCAGGGAATGCCACCGCTCAAGAGCAGGTAGCGCTTTTTGCCGATCCGTTTGGCAATGTGCTACAACTTTACCAACACAACCACTAAGCGCCAACGCCGTGTATGTTGATTGTGGGACCCCGAGCGGATGCAGCGAATGGGTGACATTCTACAGATTAGCGTTGGAATCTACTTTTCACCAGCGAGGTTGGCCCCGAAGGGTTTTTTCGGCCCCCACGTCACAATTCTTTTTTTGTTGCCTATGAAATCAATCCTTCGTCCATTGGTCATCGCGAGCGTTGTCGCAATCGCGCTCGTTGGCTATGCCACCAGTAGCTTCGCGTCGTTCGATGCGTACATCATCTTCAAGAGCAAAGCGGGAAAGGAGACGAAAGTCGCCATCAATCAGGATGGCACGTTCAAGTCGCCACCGTTGGCCGCCGGTGCGTATCGGTGGAGTATGCTGAGCCAGCCGGCGGGCAGCGGCTCGAGCAGCCGGGAGGCCTCGGCGCCATCAGTCTCGGAGATCGCGCGCGTGAAGGTGCGCTTCCATTGGGACCGCTCGTCGGACGTGAGCAAGCAGATCGGTAAGCCGAAGTATGAGGACATCACGGTCACGAAGCCCGTCGAGCGCAAAAGCGGTTCAATCATCATCCTCGACAACGATGGTGCGGACCTCACCGTCAATACTGATGGCGATACAATCTCGGGTACCATGCAGTTTGTCACGAGCGATGGGAGGATGTTCAACCCCAAAGAATACACAACGATGAAGGAACAGCTCGAGAAGAACCCGCGGCATTAGCGCGGGATATTACCTTTTTCGATCACGGCCATAGGGATCGCCTTTGACCGACTCGGTGTGCAGCGAGCAGACCCAGCGGCCATCGCGGCGTGTCCAGACGGACGTATCGGCGGCGTCCATGTTGAGCGGCGCACCATCGACGGTCAACTCTTCATGCACGTCATACGCGACGATCGCGAGGTCCGTGCTTGGGAAATAGACTTGCGCATTCTTAAACTCGAAGCGGTGCAGCTTCCAGGTGCCGCCAATCATCATCTGCCGGAACATGGCGTGATCGATCTTCGCCGTTCCCTGCGCGCCAGCAACGATGCATGGGTCGTCGGTGAGACGAATGGAGGCATCGACATCGCGGTCGATCATCGTCTGCCAGAATTGCCGTTCGAGTTCTAAAATCTCTGCTGTGTTGGAATCCATGAGTGTGAGTGTCAAGTGTGAGGATATGAGACATGGCGAGAGGTCTTCGGAGTTCCTTCTTGACCCGCCGAACGGTGCCCGCACAAATTCCGTTTGTAGGGCATGTCGTTAAATATCATTCTTTCCGTCATCCATCTTCTCGCCGCCGTCACCGGGCTGGGCCTCATCACCGCGCTTGCACTCATGGCGCGCAAACCAGGCTGGGCAAATGCCCAATTCATGCTGCAGATGTTCAAGATCGTCGTCTGGAGTATGGTCATCATGCTTGTGACGGGTGTTGGAATGCTCGCGGCAACCGGTTGGGTCTTCGAACAGACCTGGTGGTTCCGCATCTCATTCTTGTTCTTCATCGCACTCTTCGCGTTTCATGGCATCGCGTCGGGGACGCTCAAGAAGATCATTGCCTCGGGCACGCCGCTTCCCTCTTCGCCAATGCTCGGTAAGCTGCGCACGATGACGATGCTGATGTGCGTCGCACTCATTCTCATCGTTGTGTTGATGGAAGGCAAGCCGTTCTGATTGAGAGCGCAGAATTCTTTCGTATGTTACTTCTGATGTGATGGGCACCTATGCGGATAGGTGCGGAGAAAAGTATTCTGTCTTATAGACAGAATACTGTAAAGTCTTATGTCTCAATAAAGTTCATGAAGTACAAACGTGGGTGTCGGTTCAGTTTGAATTAATTTAGACATTCACTTATACTTTTTGACTTATGAACTCAGAACAGGAATTTAAATGCGGGGATGTCGTTATCAAAAGAACGCACAATCACACCATGACCGTGCGTGAAGTCACGGCGGCAGGAGTCGTTTGCCAATGGTTCATTGGTGCCGATCTCAGGGAGGGCACGTTCAGCCCAGACGATCTTCTCTTCGTAAGATTCTAAACTGCCCTAAACTGACTATGAATTAGGGTCTTTATTAGTGAGTGCATTGGGATGGAAGTCTTGGGTTTTGAACTCGCCATTAAGATGCCATTTGCATGTAATGGTTAAGCCTTGCGCCGAGACCTCATCAACGACCATTTTGGGGCCACCTGATTTGTGCCAAACCTCATCGCCCTCTTTCCAAGTTTGATTAGCCATGATTGATTCGTAATTATGGTTATGAAAATTGAAGGGCGGGTCGCGTCAACGACTCGCCCTTCATGCTAAACAAGCGTTCGGCCTATCGGTTCGCTTTCTTCTTCTTCGGTGCTGCAATCTTGCGCTCGAACTGGAAACTCTCGAACATGCTAATCAGGTCTTCGAAGCTCCAAACTTTATCGGTTAGACCCGCACTCACTGCCGGTGTTGTTCCGAGTGTTTGATGGACTCGGATGTAATTGTAAAACATATAGTGCAATGCAACGGCGGCTTCCAAGTTTTCGATCTTCTTGGAGTAGCCATTCGTGAGGCGTGTGAACCGGCGCATGGACATTCTCATCGTTAAGTTCTGGCGCTCGATGAGGGACGTGGAAATCTCATCGTAGTTTGGATTTCCGATCTTCGGTTTCTTCTCAATCCCGGTGCAAATCGCTGGACTGTAACGAGTCTCGGGACCGTCCTGTCCTTTGCCGTACTTCTTAATCAGCATGGCATAATCAATGGCCTCACCAAATGACTCACGCACAGCCTGTAAATAAACGCCGTGTGCGTCGGTCGTAAGTTGCACGCGATTCGCCAACCGATCTGCCACGTCCTGCATGAAGGCATACGCATATTCTCCGTCGCGTCCGCCAACGAGATACGAAAGCACCAGCTTCGAATCAGCGTCAATGGCTACCCACGTCCATGTGCTTCCGATTCCAGTCATGCTACGTTCTTCCATTGTGCAAGCTCGGTCTTTCTTGGCAACGAAATTCCAAATCTCATCACACTGAACCCGCTTCGAAGTCACGTTCCGAACGTTCGCATCATGGTACGACTGGCAAGCCTCTCCGAGTTCAACGAGCAGCTTCAGAATTGTATTCTTCGCAACGCCAGCCATGCGCACGGTTGCGTTGATGCTGTTGCCCTCAACGAGTGCCTTCACTACTTCAATCTGTTTTTCGCGGCTGAGTCGGTTCATAACGTTCGTCGTATTTGTTGATACAAAGATACAACATTATACGTGTCTTGTCAAGCACAAGTGTCAGTTTAATTGAGACAAAATAGAATTCCTCAGGAATGCCATTTTGGACGAACGATTGGTGCTTATTTGGGCGTTGTGGGGGTAAGTGGGGGATTTGTGATTTCCATTCTCGCTATCCTTCAGTCTATTTGAATGTGAAGTTCGTCCTTAGCCAACGACCTTCGAGCGCCCCAATCCGGGGCGCTTTTATTTTAGGTGCCCGTTCTGGTCGAATTCGAAAGAATTACATTGGCCGGAAGCGAGCGTTGAAACGGGTCATCGCTACGAAGTGGCGGCGCATTTGGACTGCGAAGAATATCCAAATTGAACATTTTTGCAAGTCGATCTGCGGGGACTTTTAGATCCTCCCGCAAGCTCTCCGTGGTAAGAATGCCTTCCTCGTTAAGGACTGCAATCGCTTCTGAAAGAAGCTTTGGCTCATCCACTCGCAAGGCAGCACTATCCTCGTCGTAGGGTTCATGGTTTCTCCAACCGCGTCTTGAATAATTAATCCATAAATTCTTCTCCTCTGACTCGGTTATCCAGCCGAGTTGAGCGCACCGTTTAATCATCGCCGCCACTGACACGCGCCAGCGGGGTTTTATCGAAAGGAAATAGTCCAGGCTGAACTTTGGAAGCTCCGCTGCGAATGATTGGGCCGGAAGTAAAAAGGCGCCG harbors:
- a CDS encoding VOC family protein; this encodes MADTHPTFGNGKICYLEIPASDIQLSAQFYRAAFGWEIRSDNADNAAFDDSVGEVSGMWVLGKKPSTEQGILISIMVDSIPDTLALITANGGRVVNAGNATAQEQVALFADPFGNVLQLYQHNH
- a CDS encoding nuclear transport factor 2 family protein, whose protein sequence is MDSNTAEILELERQFWQTMIDRDVDASIRLTDDPCIVAGAQGTAKIDHAMFRQMMIGGTWKLHRFEFKNAQVYFPSTDLAIVAYDVHEELTVDGAPLNMDAADTSVWTRRDGRWVCSLHTESVKGDPYGRDRKR
- a CDS encoding DUF2158 domain-containing protein; protein product: MANQTWKEGDEVWHKSGGPKMVVDEVSAQGLTITCKWHLNGEFKTQDFHPNALTNKDPNS
- a CDS encoding IS1 family transposase produces the protein MNRLSREKQIEVVKALVEGNSINATVRMAGVAKNTILKLLVELGEACQSYHDANVRNVTSKRVQCDEIWNFVAKKDRACTMEERSMTGIGSTWTWVAIDADSKLVLSYLVGGRDGEYAYAFMQDVADRLANRVQLTTDAHGVYLQAVRESFGEAIDYAMLIKKYGKGQDGPETRYSPAICTGIEKKPKIGNPNYDEISTSLIERQNLTMRMSMRRFTRLTNGYSKKIENLEAAVALHYMFYNYIRVHQTLGTTPAVSAGLTDKVWSFEDLISMFESFQFERKIAAPKKKKANR